A single Venturia canescens isolate UGA chromosome 1, ASM1945775v1, whole genome shotgun sequence DNA region contains:
- the LOC122405666 gene encoding uncharacterized protein isoform X1: MSERKKNLLSEKSTRATSTSSGPSELTKLESIAGGTIGKHNTGVCVTLPNHCNNNCNNNNNNNNNISTNQNNSLTSPTRKEGLYAKKGESNQRPSIYASRDHGISRRDNDSFNSITNEARDQLKRGPAPIVVWQNGSPTVFPSSPIKTPETMDSSSRTNHENEETTSRTTTLSKSSGIGQDYINTEDLSSLGDERLLPSTPALTIDRSVESLSADKETYLDTSPEPLSIRCKDLSLGDDLRDRIELLSPGTDCTEDRIPATPADSYLTSPNLTVGPSPTGKSYTTIDKSSIDSTRPLSSEKTHGILVHRKYNEPETTITSNYNYNDNHPCEVRYKDSIDGSESVLNGYAAGDDVEENEEDVRLPNGRKKPKIPDGGWGWMVVLASLVISMIADGVSFSFGLLYIEFLQAFGASKSKTAWIGSLFMAVPLLSGPVMSALVDRYGCRNMTILGGLVSGLGFVLSSFSNSIEVMYLTFGVIAGLGLGLCYVTAVVSIAYWFDKKRTLAVGLGACGTGVGTFLYAPMTTFFINEYGWRGTCLLLAGTFFNLIVCGTVMRDPEWWVLEQEKQALGSPRKSMARSEGGRSSTSQLEEFPGVEELRRLLKSGKAPEYLLQSLRTSTEAPSNGEGGTTFRSVVNLPTFVRQSEKVPLEVLESLSGNSRLYNVILENYPSLLLCRSISDKNLDDSTPEVCNNKSGVTMSMRIKQATDQAKQPMMIGKDSHPDSHHASTKVLATRRMSKKDLEQINPLLAKEVAQAVAEAEKIKTHSRHHLPGIGVGVVRTDSLPWLRRQFNTNTHYFKDIRVHRNSVMYRGAVLNLHKYRLRASSCPDIYRNSMTTLAKENEEKWYSELVDLLEGMMDFSMFLELHFLLLSLSTILLFTWFIVPYFYLAEHLTRNGYSESDGANLLSIIGITNTIGMIGLGWAGDQPWMNVSKTYTWCLIACGIATILMSIFTHHYVLLMITSAAFGLFFASNFSFTPVILVELIPLERFTTAYGLSLLCQGIGNLLGPPLAGWLFDVTGSWELSFLMAGGWIILSGLLMGIIPYTKNRKIWGSGPVEMERDRDCMA; encoded by the exons ATGtcggagaggaagaaaaacttGCTAAGTGAAAAAAGCACGAGGGCGACTTCGACGAGTTCGGGGCCATCGGAACTGACGAAATTGGAATCGATCGCCGGTGGAACGATCGGCAAGCATAACACGGGGGTATGTGTCACTTTGCCCAATCACTGTAACAACAATTGcaacaataataacaacaacaacaataacatcAGTACGAATCAGAACAATAGTTTGACGAGCCCAACGAGAAAGGAGGGTCTGTACGCGAAGAAGGGAGAAAGTAATCAGAGACCGAGCATATACGCGAGCAGAGATCACGGGATATCGAGAAGGGACAACGATTCGTTTAATTCGATAACGAACGAGGCTAGAGACCAGCTGAAGAGGGGACCGGCGCCGATCGTCGTTTGGCAAAATGGAAGCCCAACCGTGTTCCCAAGCTCGCCGATCAAAACACCCGAAACGATGGATTCGTCGTCACGAACGAATCACGAAAACGAGGAAACGACGAGCAGAACAACAACGCTGTCGAAGAGTTCAGGAATCGGGCAGGATTACATAAACACCGAGGATCTGAGCAGTCTCGGGGACGAACGTTTGCTGCCATCGACACCGGCCCTAACGATCGATCGCAGTGTCGAATCTCTCTCAGCCGATAAGGAAACTTATCTCGACACGAGCCCCGAGCCCTTGTCCATACGCTGCAAGGATCTCAGCCTCGGAGATGATCTACGAGATCGCATCGAGCTCTTGAGTCCTGGAACGGATTGCACCGAGGATCGCATACCGGCAACCCCCGCTGACAGTTATCTGACATCGCCGAACTTGACGGTCGGCCCAAGTCCGACCGGCAAGAGTTATACGACCATCGACAAATCATCGATCGACTCAACGAGGCCACTGAGCTCCGAAAAAACCCACGGCATTCTGGTACACCGGAAATATAACGAGCCCGAAACAACCATTACCTCAAATTACAATTACAACGATAATCATCCTTGCGAGGTCAGATACAAAGATTCGATAGATGGCTCGGAGAGCGTGCTCAATGGATACGCCGCCGGTGACGACGTCGAGGAAAACGAGGAAGACGTCAGACTCCcgaacggaagaaaaaaacctaaaattccTGACGGTGGATGGGGCTGGATGGTCGTACTCGCCTCCCTCGTTATATCGATGATCGCCGACGGTGTCTCATTCAGCTTTGGTCTTTTGTACATAGAATTTCTGCAGGCGTTTGGCGCATCCAAGTCAAAAACCGCGTGGATCGGCTCGTTGTTCATGGCTGTACCGCTCCTCTCGGGTCCGGTTATGTCCGCGCTGGTTGATCGCTACGGTTGTCGAAACATGACTATTTTAGGTGGTCTCGTTTCGGGACTTGGCTTCGTACTTAGCTCGTTCAGCAATAGCATCGAGGTAATGTACCTGACCTTTGGTGTCATTGCGGGACTCGGTCTGGGTCTGTGTTACGTAACTGCCGTCGTGAGCATAGCATACTGGTTCGACAAGAAGAGAACTCTAGCTGTAGGTTTAGGAGCATGCGGTACAGGCGTTGGAACGTTTCTTTACGCTCCAATGACGACCTTCTTCATAAACGAATACGGCTGGCGCGGCACCTGCTTACTGCTGGCTGGCACCTTCTTCAATCTCATCGTTTGCGGCACCGTCATGAGAGATCCCGAATGGTGGGTTCTTGAACAAGAGAAACAGGCACTCGGATCACCGAGGAAATCCATGGCGAGATCCGAAGGCGGAAGATCCTCGACCAGTCAGTTGGAAGAGTTTCCTGGCGTCGAGGAACTTAGGAGATTACTCAAGAGTGGAAAAGCACCGGAATATTTGTTACAGAGTCTCAGAACTAGCACCGAAGCTCCGAGCAACGGCGAGGGTGGTACAACTTTCAGAAGCGTCGTCAATTTACCAACCTTCGTCAGACAGAGCGAAAAA GTTCCTCTGGAAGTTCTAGAATCACTCTCGGGCAATTCGAGATTGTATAACGTCATTTTGGAGAATTATCCGAGTCTTCTTTTATGCAGAAGTATTTCGGATAAAAACCTCGATGACTCAACACCAGAAGTATGCAACAATAAGAGCGGCGTTACAATGTCCATGAG GATCAAGCAAGCTACGGATCAAGCAAAGCAGCCTATGATGATTGGAAAAGATTCTCATCCTGATTCCCATCATGCATCCACGAAAGTTCTCGCTACTCGTAGAATGTCGAAGAAGGATCTCGAGCAGATCAACCCACTTCTTGCAAAAGAAGTTGCCCAAGCT GTTGCCGAagctgaaaaaatcaaaactcaTTCGAGGCACCATCTCCCGGGCATCGGAGTTGGAGTCGTGAGGACTGATTCGCTTCCATGGCTCAGACGACAATTCAATACGAATACTCACTATTTCAAGGATATTAGAGTTCATAGAAATTCGGTGATGTACCGGGGTGCAGTTTTGAATCTTCACAAGTACAGATTACGAGCGAGCAGCTGTCCTGATATTTACAGGAACAGCATGACTACTTTGGCAAAGGAAAATGAAGAG AAATGGTATAGCGAATTGGTGGATTTGCTGGAGGGCATGATGGACTTTTCGATGTTTCTTGAACTTCATTTTCTCCTGTTATCGTTATCGACGATTCTCTTATTCACCTGGTTCATCGTGCCTTACTTCTATCTTGCCGAACACCTTACCCGCAACGGTTATTCCGAGTCCGACGGGGCTAATTTGCTAAGCATCATCGGCATTACAAACACGATTGGAATG ATCGGTCTCGGTTGGGCAGGTGATCAGCCCTGGATGAATGTCAGCAAGACGTACACGTGGTGTTTGATAGCATGTGGTATAGCGACGATTCTGATGTCGATATTTACGCATCATTACGTGCTGCTAATGATAACGTCAGCCGCGTTTGGGTTATTTTTCGCGAGTAATTTTAGTTTTACGCCGGTAATACTAGTCGAGCTTATACCATTGGAAAGATTTACAACGGCGTACGGTTTGAGTCTGCTGTGTCAGGGTATAGGAAATTTGTTGGGTCCGCCATTGGCTGGTTGGTTATTTGACGTGACGGGCTCATGGGAGTTGTCGTTTTTGATGGCCGGTGGTTGGATAATACTGTCGGGTTTGTTAATGGGTATTATACCGTACACGAAGAATCGTAAGATCTGGGGATCGGGTCCTGTCGAAATGGAACGAGATAGAGACTGCATGGCGTAG
- the LOC122405666 gene encoding uncharacterized protein isoform X2: MSERKKNLLSEKSTRATSTSSGPSELTKLESIAGGTIGKHNTGNNSLTSPTRKEGLYAKKGESNQRPSIYASRDHGISRRDNDSFNSITNEARDQLKRGPAPIVVWQNGSPTVFPSSPIKTPETMDSSSRTNHENEETTSRTTTLSKSSGIGQDYINTEDLSSLGDERLLPSTPALTIDRSVESLSADKETYLDTSPEPLSIRCKDLSLGDDLRDRIELLSPGTDCTEDRIPATPADSYLTSPNLTVGPSPTGKSYTTIDKSSIDSTRPLSSEKTHGILVHRKYNEPETTITSNYNYNDNHPCEVRYKDSIDGSESVLNGYAAGDDVEENEEDVRLPNGRKKPKIPDGGWGWMVVLASLVISMIADGVSFSFGLLYIEFLQAFGASKSKTAWIGSLFMAVPLLSGPVMSALVDRYGCRNMTILGGLVSGLGFVLSSFSNSIEVMYLTFGVIAGLGLGLCYVTAVVSIAYWFDKKRTLAVGLGACGTGVGTFLYAPMTTFFINEYGWRGTCLLLAGTFFNLIVCGTVMRDPEWWVLEQEKQALGSPRKSMARSEGGRSSTSQLEEFPGVEELRRLLKSGKAPEYLLQSLRTSTEAPSNGEGGTTFRSVVNLPTFVRQSEKVPLEVLESLSGNSRLYNVILENYPSLLLCRSISDKNLDDSTPEVCNNKSGVTMSMRIKQATDQAKQPMMIGKDSHPDSHHASTKVLATRRMSKKDLEQINPLLAKEVAQAVAEAEKIKTHSRHHLPGIGVGVVRTDSLPWLRRQFNTNTHYFKDIRVHRNSVMYRGAVLNLHKYRLRASSCPDIYRNSMTTLAKENEEKWYSELVDLLEGMMDFSMFLELHFLLLSLSTILLFTWFIVPYFYLAEHLTRNGYSESDGANLLSIIGITNTIGMIGLGWAGDQPWMNVSKTYTWCLIACGIATILMSIFTHHYVLLMITSAAFGLFFASNFSFTPVILVELIPLERFTTAYGLSLLCQGIGNLLGPPLAGWLFDVTGSWELSFLMAGGWIILSGLLMGIIPYTKNRKIWGSGPVEMERDRDCMA; this comes from the exons ATGtcggagaggaagaaaaacttGCTAAGTGAAAAAAGCACGAGGGCGACTTCGACGAGTTCGGGGCCATCGGAACTGACGAAATTGGAATCGATCGCCGGTGGAACGATCGGCAAGCATAACACGGGG AACAATAGTTTGACGAGCCCAACGAGAAAGGAGGGTCTGTACGCGAAGAAGGGAGAAAGTAATCAGAGACCGAGCATATACGCGAGCAGAGATCACGGGATATCGAGAAGGGACAACGATTCGTTTAATTCGATAACGAACGAGGCTAGAGACCAGCTGAAGAGGGGACCGGCGCCGATCGTCGTTTGGCAAAATGGAAGCCCAACCGTGTTCCCAAGCTCGCCGATCAAAACACCCGAAACGATGGATTCGTCGTCACGAACGAATCACGAAAACGAGGAAACGACGAGCAGAACAACAACGCTGTCGAAGAGTTCAGGAATCGGGCAGGATTACATAAACACCGAGGATCTGAGCAGTCTCGGGGACGAACGTTTGCTGCCATCGACACCGGCCCTAACGATCGATCGCAGTGTCGAATCTCTCTCAGCCGATAAGGAAACTTATCTCGACACGAGCCCCGAGCCCTTGTCCATACGCTGCAAGGATCTCAGCCTCGGAGATGATCTACGAGATCGCATCGAGCTCTTGAGTCCTGGAACGGATTGCACCGAGGATCGCATACCGGCAACCCCCGCTGACAGTTATCTGACATCGCCGAACTTGACGGTCGGCCCAAGTCCGACCGGCAAGAGTTATACGACCATCGACAAATCATCGATCGACTCAACGAGGCCACTGAGCTCCGAAAAAACCCACGGCATTCTGGTACACCGGAAATATAACGAGCCCGAAACAACCATTACCTCAAATTACAATTACAACGATAATCATCCTTGCGAGGTCAGATACAAAGATTCGATAGATGGCTCGGAGAGCGTGCTCAATGGATACGCCGCCGGTGACGACGTCGAGGAAAACGAGGAAGACGTCAGACTCCcgaacggaagaaaaaaacctaaaattccTGACGGTGGATGGGGCTGGATGGTCGTACTCGCCTCCCTCGTTATATCGATGATCGCCGACGGTGTCTCATTCAGCTTTGGTCTTTTGTACATAGAATTTCTGCAGGCGTTTGGCGCATCCAAGTCAAAAACCGCGTGGATCGGCTCGTTGTTCATGGCTGTACCGCTCCTCTCGGGTCCGGTTATGTCCGCGCTGGTTGATCGCTACGGTTGTCGAAACATGACTATTTTAGGTGGTCTCGTTTCGGGACTTGGCTTCGTACTTAGCTCGTTCAGCAATAGCATCGAGGTAATGTACCTGACCTTTGGTGTCATTGCGGGACTCGGTCTGGGTCTGTGTTACGTAACTGCCGTCGTGAGCATAGCATACTGGTTCGACAAGAAGAGAACTCTAGCTGTAGGTTTAGGAGCATGCGGTACAGGCGTTGGAACGTTTCTTTACGCTCCAATGACGACCTTCTTCATAAACGAATACGGCTGGCGCGGCACCTGCTTACTGCTGGCTGGCACCTTCTTCAATCTCATCGTTTGCGGCACCGTCATGAGAGATCCCGAATGGTGGGTTCTTGAACAAGAGAAACAGGCACTCGGATCACCGAGGAAATCCATGGCGAGATCCGAAGGCGGAAGATCCTCGACCAGTCAGTTGGAAGAGTTTCCTGGCGTCGAGGAACTTAGGAGATTACTCAAGAGTGGAAAAGCACCGGAATATTTGTTACAGAGTCTCAGAACTAGCACCGAAGCTCCGAGCAACGGCGAGGGTGGTACAACTTTCAGAAGCGTCGTCAATTTACCAACCTTCGTCAGACAGAGCGAAAAA GTTCCTCTGGAAGTTCTAGAATCACTCTCGGGCAATTCGAGATTGTATAACGTCATTTTGGAGAATTATCCGAGTCTTCTTTTATGCAGAAGTATTTCGGATAAAAACCTCGATGACTCAACACCAGAAGTATGCAACAATAAGAGCGGCGTTACAATGTCCATGAG GATCAAGCAAGCTACGGATCAAGCAAAGCAGCCTATGATGATTGGAAAAGATTCTCATCCTGATTCCCATCATGCATCCACGAAAGTTCTCGCTACTCGTAGAATGTCGAAGAAGGATCTCGAGCAGATCAACCCACTTCTTGCAAAAGAAGTTGCCCAAGCT GTTGCCGAagctgaaaaaatcaaaactcaTTCGAGGCACCATCTCCCGGGCATCGGAGTTGGAGTCGTGAGGACTGATTCGCTTCCATGGCTCAGACGACAATTCAATACGAATACTCACTATTTCAAGGATATTAGAGTTCATAGAAATTCGGTGATGTACCGGGGTGCAGTTTTGAATCTTCACAAGTACAGATTACGAGCGAGCAGCTGTCCTGATATTTACAGGAACAGCATGACTACTTTGGCAAAGGAAAATGAAGAG AAATGGTATAGCGAATTGGTGGATTTGCTGGAGGGCATGATGGACTTTTCGATGTTTCTTGAACTTCATTTTCTCCTGTTATCGTTATCGACGATTCTCTTATTCACCTGGTTCATCGTGCCTTACTTCTATCTTGCCGAACACCTTACCCGCAACGGTTATTCCGAGTCCGACGGGGCTAATTTGCTAAGCATCATCGGCATTACAAACACGATTGGAATG ATCGGTCTCGGTTGGGCAGGTGATCAGCCCTGGATGAATGTCAGCAAGACGTACACGTGGTGTTTGATAGCATGTGGTATAGCGACGATTCTGATGTCGATATTTACGCATCATTACGTGCTGCTAATGATAACGTCAGCCGCGTTTGGGTTATTTTTCGCGAGTAATTTTAGTTTTACGCCGGTAATACTAGTCGAGCTTATACCATTGGAAAGATTTACAACGGCGTACGGTTTGAGTCTGCTGTGTCAGGGTATAGGAAATTTGTTGGGTCCGCCATTGGCTGGTTGGTTATTTGACGTGACGGGCTCATGGGAGTTGTCGTTTTTGATGGCCGGTGGTTGGATAATACTGTCGGGTTTGTTAATGGGTATTATACCGTACACGAAGAATCGTAAGATCTGGGGATCGGGTCCTGTCGAAATGGAACGAGATAGAGACTGCATGGCGTAG
- the LOC122405666 gene encoding uncharacterized protein isoform X3 produces MSERKKNLLSEKSTRATSTSSGPSELTKLESIAGGTIGKHNTGVCVTLPNHCNNNCNNNNNNNNNISTNQNNSLTSPTRKEGLYAKKGESNQRPSIYASRDHGISRRDNDSFNSITNEARDQLKRGPAPIVVWQNGSPTVFPSSPIKTPETMDSSSRTNHENEETTSRTTTLSKSSGIGQDYINTEDLSSLGDERLLPSTPALTIDRSVESLSADKETYLDTSPEPLSIRCKDLSLGDDLRDRIELLSPGTDCTEDRIPATPADSYLTSPNLTVGPSPTGKSYTTIDKSSIDSTRPLSSEKTHGILVHRKYNEPETTITSNYNYNDNHPCEVRYKDSIDGSESVLNGYAAGDDVEENEEDVRLPNGRKKPKIPDGGWGWMVVLASLVISMIADGVSFSFGLLYIEFLQAFGASKSKTAWIGSLFMAVPLLSGPVMSALVDRYGCRNMTILGGLVSGLGFVLSSFSNSIEVMYLTFGVIAGLGLGLCYVTAVVSIAYWFDKKRTLAVGLGACGTGVGTFLYAPMTTFFINEYGWRGTCLLLAGTFFNLIVCGTVMRDPEWWVLEQEKQALGSPRKSMARSEGGRSSTSQLEEFPGVEELRRLLKSGKAPEYLLQSLRTSTEAPSNGEGGTTFRSVVNLPTFVRQSEKVPLEVLESLSGNSRLYNVILENYPSLLLCRSISDKNLDDSTPEVCNNKSGVTMSMRIKQATDQAKQPMMIGKDSHPDSHHASTKVLATRRMSKKDLEQINPLLAKEVAQAVAEAEKIKTHSRHHLPGIGVGVVRTDSLPWLRRQFNTNTHYFKDIRVHRNSVMYRGAVLNLHKYRLRASSCPDIYRNSMTTLAKENEEKWYSELVDLLEGMMDFSMFLELHFLLLSLSTILLFTWFIVPYFYLAEHLTRNGYSESDGANLLSIIGITNTIGMQVNNSTLNRSRLGR; encoded by the exons ATGtcggagaggaagaaaaacttGCTAAGTGAAAAAAGCACGAGGGCGACTTCGACGAGTTCGGGGCCATCGGAACTGACGAAATTGGAATCGATCGCCGGTGGAACGATCGGCAAGCATAACACGGGGGTATGTGTCACTTTGCCCAATCACTGTAACAACAATTGcaacaataataacaacaacaacaataacatcAGTACGAATCAGAACAATAGTTTGACGAGCCCAACGAGAAAGGAGGGTCTGTACGCGAAGAAGGGAGAAAGTAATCAGAGACCGAGCATATACGCGAGCAGAGATCACGGGATATCGAGAAGGGACAACGATTCGTTTAATTCGATAACGAACGAGGCTAGAGACCAGCTGAAGAGGGGACCGGCGCCGATCGTCGTTTGGCAAAATGGAAGCCCAACCGTGTTCCCAAGCTCGCCGATCAAAACACCCGAAACGATGGATTCGTCGTCACGAACGAATCACGAAAACGAGGAAACGACGAGCAGAACAACAACGCTGTCGAAGAGTTCAGGAATCGGGCAGGATTACATAAACACCGAGGATCTGAGCAGTCTCGGGGACGAACGTTTGCTGCCATCGACACCGGCCCTAACGATCGATCGCAGTGTCGAATCTCTCTCAGCCGATAAGGAAACTTATCTCGACACGAGCCCCGAGCCCTTGTCCATACGCTGCAAGGATCTCAGCCTCGGAGATGATCTACGAGATCGCATCGAGCTCTTGAGTCCTGGAACGGATTGCACCGAGGATCGCATACCGGCAACCCCCGCTGACAGTTATCTGACATCGCCGAACTTGACGGTCGGCCCAAGTCCGACCGGCAAGAGTTATACGACCATCGACAAATCATCGATCGACTCAACGAGGCCACTGAGCTCCGAAAAAACCCACGGCATTCTGGTACACCGGAAATATAACGAGCCCGAAACAACCATTACCTCAAATTACAATTACAACGATAATCATCCTTGCGAGGTCAGATACAAAGATTCGATAGATGGCTCGGAGAGCGTGCTCAATGGATACGCCGCCGGTGACGACGTCGAGGAAAACGAGGAAGACGTCAGACTCCcgaacggaagaaaaaaacctaaaattccTGACGGTGGATGGGGCTGGATGGTCGTACTCGCCTCCCTCGTTATATCGATGATCGCCGACGGTGTCTCATTCAGCTTTGGTCTTTTGTACATAGAATTTCTGCAGGCGTTTGGCGCATCCAAGTCAAAAACCGCGTGGATCGGCTCGTTGTTCATGGCTGTACCGCTCCTCTCGGGTCCGGTTATGTCCGCGCTGGTTGATCGCTACGGTTGTCGAAACATGACTATTTTAGGTGGTCTCGTTTCGGGACTTGGCTTCGTACTTAGCTCGTTCAGCAATAGCATCGAGGTAATGTACCTGACCTTTGGTGTCATTGCGGGACTCGGTCTGGGTCTGTGTTACGTAACTGCCGTCGTGAGCATAGCATACTGGTTCGACAAGAAGAGAACTCTAGCTGTAGGTTTAGGAGCATGCGGTACAGGCGTTGGAACGTTTCTTTACGCTCCAATGACGACCTTCTTCATAAACGAATACGGCTGGCGCGGCACCTGCTTACTGCTGGCTGGCACCTTCTTCAATCTCATCGTTTGCGGCACCGTCATGAGAGATCCCGAATGGTGGGTTCTTGAACAAGAGAAACAGGCACTCGGATCACCGAGGAAATCCATGGCGAGATCCGAAGGCGGAAGATCCTCGACCAGTCAGTTGGAAGAGTTTCCTGGCGTCGAGGAACTTAGGAGATTACTCAAGAGTGGAAAAGCACCGGAATATTTGTTACAGAGTCTCAGAACTAGCACCGAAGCTCCGAGCAACGGCGAGGGTGGTACAACTTTCAGAAGCGTCGTCAATTTACCAACCTTCGTCAGACAGAGCGAAAAA GTTCCTCTGGAAGTTCTAGAATCACTCTCGGGCAATTCGAGATTGTATAACGTCATTTTGGAGAATTATCCGAGTCTTCTTTTATGCAGAAGTATTTCGGATAAAAACCTCGATGACTCAACACCAGAAGTATGCAACAATAAGAGCGGCGTTACAATGTCCATGAG GATCAAGCAAGCTACGGATCAAGCAAAGCAGCCTATGATGATTGGAAAAGATTCTCATCCTGATTCCCATCATGCATCCACGAAAGTTCTCGCTACTCGTAGAATGTCGAAGAAGGATCTCGAGCAGATCAACCCACTTCTTGCAAAAGAAGTTGCCCAAGCT GTTGCCGAagctgaaaaaatcaaaactcaTTCGAGGCACCATCTCCCGGGCATCGGAGTTGGAGTCGTGAGGACTGATTCGCTTCCATGGCTCAGACGACAATTCAATACGAATACTCACTATTTCAAGGATATTAGAGTTCATAGAAATTCGGTGATGTACCGGGGTGCAGTTTTGAATCTTCACAAGTACAGATTACGAGCGAGCAGCTGTCCTGATATTTACAGGAACAGCATGACTACTTTGGCAAAGGAAAATGAAGAG AAATGGTATAGCGAATTGGTGGATTTGCTGGAGGGCATGATGGACTTTTCGATGTTTCTTGAACTTCATTTTCTCCTGTTATCGTTATCGACGATTCTCTTATTCACCTGGTTCATCGTGCCTTACTTCTATCTTGCCGAACACCTTACCCGCAACGGTTATTCCGAGTCCGACGGGGCTAATTTGCTAAGCATCATCGGCATTACAAACACGATTGGAATG CAAGTCAACAATTCTACTCTCA ATCGGTCTCGGTTGGGCAGGTGA